The window CATGTAAATATAATAATACCGTGACAAAAGCAGGTTTCAATATATATTTCAACTGGTACTTCTGAAAGAGAAGCAACATAATTAATTTCCATATATGAAAtgatcactgaaactggagccattacagtcagaatggtcttattgTTATTATACAGATACAATGAGATTAGAGAGTTTCTCCTTtccagtgcaggcacaacaaatataacaatataacaaatatacaatataaatatcacaaagaataaatattttttggaaaaatgtgaaagaattttaaagaaaaagagcaaTGTAAAAAGGTGGATTGTACGCTTTAGGTGTGACTATTCCAGTGATTATGActcagtgaacagcagcagagacagagctgcATTATATTGTTGAGCAGTTGCTTCATGTGAGAATTTAGGATGGTGATGGCGCttggaaagaagcagttttgCAGTCTGTACGTCCTCATTTTTAAACATATGTAAAGCCTCTCAGAGGGCAACAGATCAACAAGTTAAGAAATGAATGTGGTCTGTCCTTGATGATGTTCAGAATTCTGCTGAGCAATCAGATAGTGTAGAGTGTTTAGAGAGTCTTTATTGATCCCATTACAGCAAGAAATTACAgtatcagaaaaaaatgactatatatatatatatatatatatatatatatatatatatatatatatatatatatatatatatatatatatatatatatataaagtgtTCTCGCCCACCCGGCTGTATGTGTCTGTCTTCTTCAAGCCCAGGTCCTCAACCAGAGGCCTGGGTtcttgagggttctgcgcaggatcttagtTGTTCccaggattgcgctcttttgaacagagatctcagatgtttttcctggtatctgctggagccgacctcccagcttgggggttactgctccctgTGTCCCAATCACTACTAATATAGCTCACATCAAACATGTTCATAAACTCAAACAGATCCATGTAAACGGAGACCTTTCCTTTAgacttttttaattgtttattgttttagaATCTCTTCTTCCGAgacgaccccatttttgagaatacaatttctggaataaaatattGCCCTATAGTCGGACCAATACAGTAACACCATCAAAAGAGacaatcagaaaacaggtgTGTATCAAACACTTGAAATGGAAGTGTGCTCAAAAGGAAGGTTTTTAACAATTGTGACAACAATTTTGCTAGATGGGGGCCAATCTGACTTTGATAGCTGTGCTCTCATTAAGACCTCAGCTGTCTGTACATCCTGGTTGCCTCAGCAGCATTATGACCTGTCTCAAGAGTCAGTTTGTTCATGACCACAAGGCAGAGCTTGTGAagatctggatcacagacaaagtCAGTTGTCTAAAGACAGATGTCCTCTTTCAAGACAATGTTCACTCTGTCACAGTCCACTGGTTGGAGGGAGTCCTGTGCTTGGTAAAGTTCTGGTACATGATACATGAGCAAAGTTTTTCCATAGAACGGATCATATCCTTTAGTGCCTGGCTGGATCCCATGGGTGTTCCACATTCACATCACGGCATCCAGCCTCTTTCTGTAAGataaaaaagacacaacacaTAGGTCAATAAGTTATTTAGAAATGGATAACAGGCTGAAcccacctctgtctgtggtctgTGGCAGCGGAGCACGTTGCTGTCTGGGGAAAGTCTGGGATTTCCGGTTCACCGTATGATTGTCATTTTCTCGAGATAACGAGAAAAATAACTTGAGATCTcgagaaaaccactgaaattaacttGTTATCACGGAAAAacggaagaaataaaaaagtaatgaaTCAAGTCTTTTTAGGGCTTCCATAGTACAGTAATTAGCCACAGCTAGCTAGTTTTAATGACCGTGTCGGGTGTCTTCCGATGTCAATAGCGTGGGACACTGCTGGCATATTAGTTACGACTTGTGTTAATTATGTAGGATATTACTGTGCTTTTTCATGTCTTCTCCTTAAACTACGCCGCCTCATACGCATCATTCGAAACgccatgcttttattttgaaggctcgTTGAAGGCTTTTActtcctttttaattttcattgtgCAAGTTGGATAAGGGGAAAGCGGCCGCTTGGCGCCGCTGTGTTGTGCAGAATTGCAATTCACGTCATACGTCAGTGAAATAGGAAATACTCCCGAAAAcgagtgttttctttgtacagTGTGAGCAACAACAATGAATTATACTTCATGCACGGACCGTGTGATGCATTTCTCTAGACACTTGACTTTAAAGCAGGTTTTACCACAAATGCAATGCAACACAATTCATGGGTTAAATTCACAAACTTGAGAGAAGGAGCTAAAGTAGCTGAAAGTTATGATGTGACGACTGATTGGTGAATTTTCTGTGACGAATAGAGGAGAACAACTGAGACATTTGTGGAAATGCAAACAGTGTCACTTAGTTTGATTAGAAAATGGCTTTGCTTCTTCTGGTGTGATTAATGCAACTGTTGAAAATAACATAACTGAGAAACATACAATGATTTCagctgatttattgattttattttgaaaaggtttgGATGTAGAGCTGGaaactttacattttatatGAGAAACAACAGATCATAATGTTACAATGCTTTTTTAtgcatttgtgaaaataacaaCATCATGGCAcaataagaagaaaataaagagaaaataatcCTCAAACAATCCTCATGTCAAATGTCAaacttttttccatcttttcattcattcagagaCTTTGTGTTAGCAGtttcagaaaagaagaaaatgaaatcaagcGATTTGTAGATCAAGTCAAGTACACACAATCGATACacaaagtgaatgaaaacaatcaTGTGTTACATTTACAAAGCAGTTtataagaaaaagaagaaaacaaaaaactggattcgaaaaaaatattgttggtTAAAATCTGTTAGGACAATGATCAGTATTGATATTTAAGATAAACAATAGTAATTGATTGAATAACGTACATCATTAAACCAACAGAAGTTATATAACATGTTCAGTTAACTCCTGATCTACAGAGGAAGTGGACACACACTGATTTGTTAAAGTGAattcaatcaaaacatttttaaagaaattcaaaaagtgtcattttcagTACTCTCTATCATCAAATTTCGAAATATCCACTCATCCCCAGTGATCATTGATCAAATATTAATGTATGCAAAGTTTGACATCCCAGCATTGTTTTataatgattttttaaaaaatccttaACTCCTCCTATATTGAGATTTTACACTAACTAAACCGAGTCTTACACTGTGTAAACACCTAACATTTCCTGTCCTTTTTTCAGACTATAATTGAATCATTTCAAAGGTTGtaatctgaaaatgtgtttcacccACAATTAAAGAGAAAGGTATATCTGGaatataaaaaacacatttttatcatgTGTCTGTGAATAAAGAttaactgaaagtttttttttctgctcatctATTGAGCCTTTGGCTTTCTCTGTCTGTTCAATGATTCACACATTTTTTCAATTGTactcccttcttcctcctcatgtgAGTCTGTTGGAAAGCGTTCATATCCCCCAGAACGTCCATGACCTGCTTCTctaaaaactgtaaaagctGCTTCAAAAGAAGCACCTGCAATACCACCCAGAAAAACTCCCAGTAAAACTTTTAGGACAAAAGCAACTgctttcttgatgaaaaacTCCAAGAAATTTTCCTTTGCCTTCTCTCTGGATCCGGTTCGCTTCGTCTCTTCTCTGATGATTCTCTCCACTGTTTGCAGCAACTCATTGGTGTAGCAGCCTCCTCCATTTTGTTTCACCATTTCATTGATTGTGGAGAATAGCTGTTTGATCTGGGGCTGGTTGTTTCTGTAAGGATCTTGCTGGTTGTTGTTCCAGTATTTATTATCAACAACATGACAGCGGCCACCACATTTATCTGAAAGCTCTTTCAGATCCTCATTTTCACTGACAAACTGTTTGATTGTCTCACCCTCACCAAGGTCGTCACCATGAGTGAAGAGCAGCACAGCATATTTAAAAGCCTCTTCAGAAAATAACTCTCTTATTTTGGTAATAATCTGCTTCTCATGCTCAGTGTATTTCTCCACTTTGAGCAAAATGAGAAAAGCATGAGGTCCAGGTGAGCACTCTGTGATACTCTTCCCTATATCAGGAATTAGATTTGCTTCATCTCCGCTGGTGTCAAAGAAACCAGGAGTATCAACCACTATGAGTTCACCATTTCTTTTGGTGGCTGCCTGGCATTTGCCTGTACCAGAGTTTGCAGAACTATTCAccttaaacacattttcttcaaTCAAGACATTGCCAAACTTGCTTTTTCCTGATCcagtttttcccagcaggatgACTCTCAGAGGTGCTGCTAGAAGAAAATAACAAACTGACATCAGTATTAATAAACACATGGATACTTGTTTTataacaaaacatgttttcaatcagaaatgCCAAAGCATCAcagaattcctttttttttcattgtctgaACTGACTGTTGAGTTATTTACATATATTTGATGACTTTCACACATTTCCCTGTTttctaaaacacactttttgtGTAGACTCCATGGAATAATATGACATAGAATGATGGTCTTCTTTATGCTTCTcatcatgaagaagaaaaagaacaagaagaaattAACTTATTTGTGTACAGTGGAGGTGATGACAGCTGGGTTAAAAATTGAATCTTttgatgtttaaaaatgttAGAACCAGGAAGCTCCTACTCATAAGCTCTCTTCACAAACTCTGAGGACATAACAATGAATCATatgtaataaataataaactgctggatttaaaacaaattatttaaCGTAGTTTCTCAATGTTCCTCTATACTTAATCATGTGCTCTGCACACattagaaaaaataataaaagaaaacagtacGTCAATTTTTGAGTGTCTGACCTACCTTCCCTTCTGTCTGAAAGAGGAATTGGTGCAAGTCGGGATGTAGGTTGAGAAGACATCTTGATTGTGAATTTTCTTACTTGTCCTCTTGTTCTAATTTGCTTTGTCAGTTGTGGTGAGTTTGTTATTTTAATCTTGTTCTTGCTGGCTGCAGTctgttcaaacaaacaaaaaaaagataaagaacgATTACTCACATTACTATTACATAGATTATCTTGTGATGCAAAACAGGACATGAAATATACCAGGGTGctggacaaacaaaaaaaaaaaagaagaaaaaacagcagccaagtaattgaacattaaaaaaagaaaaaaaaaaaaaaaaaaaaaaagacctgagagCAATATAAAACAGAAAGTGCAGTCCTCGACTGTTTTATGTCCTTCAATTCACTGGAGAATTCTGTTTAATCTtcattttttcactgaaaaaactaaaattaaTGTTACTTTCTAGGTTAACTGACAAAGTAGTGTTGCTTGAACATAAGGAGAGACATCGGCAGCAGCTgggtgtgacacacacacacacacacacacacacacacacacacacacacacacacacacacacacacacacacacagtggcagtCTTCTCAAATTTGGTAGAAGTTAACTTTGCCCTTGCAGCATGTTTTGGCAGTGTGACCTTCCTTCAGAATATTGTCTTTTTATGACAAAATTTAAATCCAATAACATTGACGGTAATAACATTCTCACATAGGATAATAACATAGAGGATAAATGTTTCCTACCTTCTATTCAGTCCCAAGAGGAATCTGTACAAATATGAACGCGTTGAGAAAGTATCTTGATTGTGAGCTTTGTTTACTCGTCTTCTTGCTCTGACCTGCTGTTTCCGTTGGAGTTCGTTGCTTAAATCTCGTTCTTGTGGATGCAATCTGATAGGAGCTGAACTCGGTGATTCCAGATTCCATTTAAAGTAAACACTGCTTCATTTCCTGTCTGCTGTCAGGTGATTTCCAGTAAGTCATTTGCACAGTTCTTTTGCTGGTCCTGACATGTCATCATACCACAGTATTTTTCTTGGCGTAAAGCACTCTCCCACCTGTACGTGGGTGGATGTGCTGTGAGGTTGCTCTTTTTTGATTTCTCAAGCACCTTTCATACAATCCAGCCCTGCCTACTCCAGGAGAAGCTCAACAACATGGATGTGGACCCTCACCTGGTGAACTGGATTATGAACTATTTAAACAACAGGCCACAGTTTGTCAGGATGGGAGGCTAATTGTTTAGTCAACTGTAAGGTGCTACAGCTTGCAGCTGCCAccagggggggctgcagcccaGGCAGCACCGACCTCGCCGCTcgtgcctctgtctgtcctgccttcactcctcctgatacATGATGGGTGCGTACTTCTAAAGGGgaattaaagctcgtgtccggagtttccgttcgtttccaacatatgtatcatttttcaacagagcttataTGTGTCAATCTGGTTCGATACTTTattataatattagcataaagcaatataaaaatttatttatgagccccgccttcgtctcatagacccccatgtcatccgaaaaagcgccgatcagcgtcagccaatagattgcgagcttccgcattctcgtgttgtcaatcaaagtgtggagcagccagagagcacggccagcagaggagagttagcaacgcagaagccgccgcgcttacctcggatatatccactgtctgctgaacatccaccgtaaacagcttaacatgtaggatgctgtaggactcggaggctctcattttaacccgacggataatagcgtgcacaattaagggggcgtggcttggtcgctcatgaaagcagagggagggggaacctgagacgttggatttaaaaaaaacctctctctttcaaaattccggacacgagctttaagggaaaaataatttctcatGTTGAGCTGCTGCTTATTCATTTTCTGAACTATGTATTGatgtaaaaacacattacacATTTTAGTTGAGACAAAACTTTACCGTCAACTAATCCTGAATTTTTACAACCTTAATTCtatgtgtgaaaacaaaaaaaaaaaggatatttcaAAGTAATTTTCATAGCTATAACACACTGGGCTAAGTCCAGATCGAAATCCACAATACTTACACTCCTCAAATCTGGACGAGATGATCCTGGTAATGCTAAATATTCCAATAAATATGGCTTTAGATTTGTGAAACCTTTAGTGGATttatgaaaatgacaaaatacataattgactgtgtttttcagaggtaGACCACATTGGACCTAGTCCAGATTAAAAACTGTGGAATCCACACTTCCCAAATCTTGACTAGATTATTATCAGCATGCTGAACATTCCATAAAGTCTTACTTAGATTTGTGAAACCTTTTGTGACAATGGAAAAGTGCACAGTTGACTGGATATTCCACAGGTAGACCTCTTTAGATCAGGTCTATATGAAAGAGTTCAGACTCAggagcagacagagacacagcagatcagtcatttttttcaaacaattttatttacaggaaaaagcaacacaaaaaccaGACCAATCCAGTTATGCAAAAAAGCACTGAGGTGCTTCCGAGGGTCAGAAACAAGACTCCACAATCTACTAATATGACGACTGAGGACTCGGGCAGAAATACTAGCCAACTCTAATCGGACCTGACAAGCTGGGAACATAAAGGACTGTGCAGAAGCCCTACCAGCACCAACTTAACCAGGACAGAAGGAAACCAAGAAGCTAATAACTGAACTGAAAACCGACCACGACATCACAGGTTCAACTGACTGCTGACAGTATTACGATCCGACGCTGCACTCTGGTCTGAGCCAGCTTTATAGGGTGACGAATTGTTTGATGCAGACAACGCgccactgcaggtgaagaccATCAGGTAATCAGCTGCTTCCCTGCGCCAGTCCACACCCGACTTACCAGAAGCACACGCCCACctaaagaaaaggaaaggaaaggagggGGAAAGGAGGGGAGGCAAAGGCCTGTCACAATAAAACCACGATACTGAAACTGCTCAAGTCTTGAGGAAAAAATTCTAAAGAGGTTaaacattcataaaaaatactttttctgaTGACTGAAACCTTTTTTGGCTTtatgaaaaatcaaaaaacaagcatatttctatttttcactGCTGGACCATTTTGGACCAGGTCCACACTAAAAACCACTGGATCTGCACTTGTCAGATCTGCACGAGATTATTGTTTATGTGCCAAACATTCAATAAAGTgttgttttagatttttttaaatgatattttGATTTGTGAAACTGATAAAATTAGCttatttgactgtatttttcacAGCTAGACCACTTTGGGCCAGGTCCAGATTGAAATGAATGATTCTTACATATAACACCATTTTTTGAATTGATAAAAAAGcttggtaacgcttcctttacagtacggtaattaccatgtattaacatggtaattgcagggtaagtaccatgtaataaggagaagttattgtaaaattaccatgtaattacagggtaactatgttgctaattacctagtacttttagagtaattaccaagccaattccaggcaaataccaagtaactacctggtagtaagtattaattactgggtaattataatgtatatagcaaatatgtcggtaattgccaagtacttactaagtaattgctaagtaattaccatgtaatcattgggaaatgtagactttttactaggtattactcggtactgctaggtgtgtacgctatatATTTCCCTataagtcaagtgttttttactacttacctggtaacttcttatctggtaactacaacatttacctggtaattatggttgaactgtagactactgcaaaaggaagtgaggcctgtttccacactattacctggtaactacttattcgttacccaggaactgcaaaaatacctacctggaaattacatagttattaaagtggatttgtactgtaaaaggaagtgaggtctgtttccatgttattacctggtaattactcagtatttagcctgttactcggaaactttcacataccccacacacttgccccaaaaatgcagcactcctcacttccttttacagtccaaatccactttaataactatgtaatttccaggtagatatttttctatttactaggtaacaaataagcaattaccatgtaataacatggaaacagacctcacttccttttacagtacaaatccactttaataactatgtaatttccaggtaggtatttttgcagttcctgggtaacgaataagtagttaccaggtaatagtgtggaaacaggcctcacttccttttgcagtagtctacagttcaaccgtaattaccaggtaaatggtGTAGTTACTgagaaatactaagaagttaccaggtaagtagtaaaaaacacttaactaatagggaaatacatagcgtacgcacctagcagtacctagtaatacctagtaaaaagtctacatttcccaatgattacatggtaattacttagcaattacttagtaagtacttggcaattaccgacatagttgctatatacattataattacccagtaattaatacttactaccaggtagttacttggtatttgcctagaattggcttggtaattactctaaaagtactaggtaattagcaacatagttaccctgtaattacatggtaattttacaataacttctccttattacatggtacttaccctgcaattaccacgttaatacatggtaattaccgtactgtaaaaggaagcgttaccatatatatatatatatatatatatatatatatatatatatatatatatatatatatatatatatatatttatatatatatatatatatatatatttatatatatgtgtgtgtgtatatatatccACAGTGTTTATCCACATTCAGACTGTCATAGTCCTTAATCTGTTTTTGAAGATAATCTAATCGAGATTTGACAAGTACGGTTAAGACAGTTTTTCATCGAGacctttttttcctgaaattccttttttcccctGGCAAAGACCAGCAATGCCCATGATCCACTTTTGGGTCACAACCCACCAGTTGAGGAACAGCAGAACCATTATTACAGTTTTTTCGATTGCTACTGCAGTTCAGTTTGAGGCTGTGAGCTGTGATTGAACACAGTGAAAACTGCTGAAGGTAAGGCCACAAGCGCAGCTCAGAAGAGAAAAGTGTAGCCATGTGTTACATTCATGAAGTGGTAGAGAGTGATGTTGAAAAGGCCAGTCTGGTCTTGACCTGCggttctgtctgttctggagaAAGTGTTCACCTAGTTTCAGGGTCTTAATGAgtttacacaaaaaaagaatctttatttctatttctttctaTTGTTTATCCTCTGTTTTTCCTTGCTCATTTGTAATCTGTCGTCTTGAATCTGAGGGAGGCTGTTTCTGGAGCATCTTGATGGTTTTCAGCATGGCCTCCCCCGGGCTTCCAGCTTCCTCAGCTGCTTCACATCCTGGTCTAACTCCTCTCATCAATCCCTGCGCAGCAGCCATGGCCATTGACTGTCGTCCTCTGGCTGTCGAGGTCAGAGCTGGAAGCTGTTCTGAATCAGCTGTGAGCAGATCGAGCACACCCAGGAATGCTCCAGTCAACATACCTGCTCCAATACCTGCAAACAGGATCAGCAACCTGTCAGACACCTTCACTTCAGCCCTGCCTCGAATCTCTTCCTGTGACAAACTGACTGATGAACTCATGAtcattatttcttctttctggaTTTCTCTGTGCACATTTTGCAGCATCTCATTGGTGTAGCACCCTCCGTTGTTTGCCTCAAAAATCTGATCTATGGTCTTGAGTATCTCTGCCACTTGGAACTGGTTGCTCCTGTAGTTGCCCTCTTCCCCTCTTTTCCAGTATTTATTGTCCACAACGTGACATCGGCCTCTGCATTTCATCACCAGGTTGTTCAGAGCCACATTTTTACAGACAAAGTCACcaatctcctccacctctgggAGCTGGTCGCCATGAGTGAAGACGACTGAAGAGTACTGCAGAGCCTCTTCAGAGAAGTGTTGGCAGATGTCTCTGAtgagctcttcctcctgcttggTGAATCTCTCCACCTTCAGCAAAATGAGAAACACATGAGGACCAGGAGCACACTGTGTGATACAGCTGATCACGGCGGCCTTCATCTGGTCCTCAGAGCTTTCAGTCCCAAAGAAACCAGGGGTTTCTATCAGAGTGATGCTTCTGCCGTCCACACATTTGGTTTTTTCTTGACATTGTTTTGTCCCAGAAGGGGAGAAGTGGCTCACGGTGAAGTATTCTTCTCCCAAAATGGTGTTAGCCACGCTGCTTTTCCCAGCGCccgtttttcccagcaggacaATCCTCCTTGAAGCCATCactttaagttaaaaaaaaaacaaaaaaacattgattttttttgctgtatgtttttttctgaaattttttTGCAAACAACTTAATGTGATGGTGTAATGTGGAGTTGCTGTAATAACTAAGGCCCTGTGTAGAGTTTCCCAACTGACACTTTAGCatctttatctttctttttcaacatcAGTGCAGcgttataatataatataatataatataatataatataatataatataatgtatAGAACTGACCGTATACGTTGTCAAAAAGAGATTTCAGTTGTTGTGTTGGT of the Salarias fasciatus unplaced genomic scaffold, fSalaFa1.1, whole genome shotgun sequence genome contains:
- the LOC115385316 gene encoding GTPase IMAP family member 9-like isoform X1, with translation MSSQPTSRLAPIPLSDRREAAPLRVILLGKTGSGKSKFGNVLIEENVFKVNSSANSGTGKCQAATKRNGELIVVDTPGFFDTSGDEANLIPDIGKSITECSPGPHAFLILLKVEKYTEHEKQIITKIRELFSEEAFKYAVLLFTHGDDLGEGETIKQFVSENEDLKELSDKCGGRCHVVDNKYWNNNQQDPYRNNQPQIKQLFSTINEMVKQNGGGCYTNELLQTVERIIREETKRTGSREKAKENFLEFFIKKAVAFVLKVLLGVFLGGIAGASFEAAFTVFREAGHGRSGGYERFPTDSHEEEEGSTIEKMCESLNRQRKPKAQ
- the LOC115385324 gene encoding GTPase IMAP family member 7-like gives rise to the protein MASRRIVLLGKTGAGKSSVANTILGEEYFTVSHFSPSGTKQCQEKTKCVDGRSITLIETPGFFGTESSEDQMKAAVISCITQCAPGPHVFLILLKVERFTKQEEELIRDICQHFSEEALQYSSVVFTHGDQLPEVEEIGDFVCKNVALNNLVMKCRGRCHVVDNKYWKRGEEGNYRSNQFQVAEILKTIDQIFEANNGGCYTNEMLQNVHREIQKEEIMIMSSSVSLSQEEIRGRAEVKVSDRLLILFAGIGAGMLTGAFLGVLDLLTADSEQLPALTSTARGRQSMAMAAAQGLMRGVRPGCEAAEEAGSPGEAMLKTIKMLQKQPPSDSRRQITNEQGKTEDKQ
- the LOC115385316 gene encoding GTPase IMAP family member 9-like isoform X2; translation: MSSQPTSRLAPIPLSDRREAPLRVILLGKTGSGKSKFGNVLIEENVFKVNSSANSGTGKCQAATKRNGELIVVDTPGFFDTSGDEANLIPDIGKSITECSPGPHAFLILLKVEKYTEHEKQIITKIRELFSEEAFKYAVLLFTHGDDLGEGETIKQFVSENEDLKELSDKCGGRCHVVDNKYWNNNQQDPYRNNQPQIKQLFSTINEMVKQNGGGCYTNELLQTVERIIREETKRTGSREKAKENFLEFFIKKAVAFVLKVLLGVFLGGIAGASFEAAFTVFREAGHGRSGGYERFPTDSHEEEEGSTIEKMCESLNRQRKPKAQ